From Pelotomaculum schinkii, the proteins below share one genomic window:
- a CDS encoding cupin domain-containing protein, giving the protein MMSGDYHFVERILAGKIGYLGQEDLVVEDLEWYPHAKFKGVFQKNMVKGDTNGGKFSCHLVKIEDGFEIGDHIHEGRWELHEVVGGTGLGYMAGRKIVYEPGVTVVVPDSVEHKIVANRGDVYILAKFIPALI; this is encoded by the coding sequence ATGATGAGCGGAGACTACCATTTTGTCGAACGGATACTGGCCGGAAAGATAGGTTATCTCGGCCAGGAGGATTTAGTTGTTGAAGACCTGGAGTGGTATCCACACGCCAAATTCAAAGGGGTTTTTCAGAAGAACATGGTCAAAGGGGATACCAACGGTGGTAAATTCAGCTGCCACCTTGTGAAAATAGAAGACGGTTTTGAAATCGGGGACCATATCCATGAAGGAAGATGGGAACTGCATGAGGTAGTGGGCGGAACCGGTTTGGGGTACATGGCAGGCCGGAAAATAGTCTATGAGCCGGGTGTCACCGTTGTAGTGCCTGACAGCGTTGAACATAAGATTGTCGCCAATAGAGGGGATGTGTACATCCTGGCTAAATTTATCCCGGCGCTGATTTAA